A region from the Lolium perenne isolate Kyuss_39 chromosome 4, Kyuss_2.0, whole genome shotgun sequence genome encodes:
- the LOC127348499 gene encoding uncharacterized protein translates to MRSGSVGAALSEFGAGSPATGPPSPTGAAGFEALPRLTSRRIWVVDVVGSLLRRPDADTRRRARSLRSKSGGAGDADDGTGLLGRGDQWSLFINLPVLEAATAGLSNCNLLGGGGFGPVYKASSDCSSPPLPLSCALRLTSEHLVAQGVLESGQEIALKKLSLELRQGTREFLNGSTAILFPSSAATPPPGPGPGPDTRCSSTPPSLRPQRAVVFQSERTF, encoded by the exons ATGCGTTCGGGGAGCGTAGGCGCGGCCTTATCTGAGTTCGGCGCCGGATCTCCGGCTACCGGCCCACCATCCCCCACGGGTGCGGCCGGATTCGAGGCGCTGCCGCGGCTGACCTCAAGAAGGATTTGGGTCGTGGACGTGGTGGGCTCCCTCCTTCGGCGTCCAGACGCGGACACGCGCCGGCGAGCGAGGTCGCTGAGGAGCAAGAGTGGAGGCGCGGGGGACGCCGATGATGGCACTGGCCTGTTGGGGCGGGGTGACCAGTGGAGCCTCTTCATCAACCTGCCCGTGCTGGAGGCCGCCACCGCCGGCCTCTCCAACTGCAAcctgctcggcggcggcggcttcggcCCCGTGTACAAGGCAAGTTCCGACTGTTcatctcctcctcttcctctgtcCTGCGCGCTTCGTCTCACCTCTGAACACCTGGTCGCCCAGGGCGTGCTGGAGAGCGGGCAGGAGATCGCCTTGAAGAAGCTGTCGCTGGAGTTGCGACAGGGTACGCGGGAGTTCCTCAACGGCAGCACCGCAATCTTGTTTCCCTCCTCGGCTGCTACGCCTCCGCCGGGGCCGGGGCCGGGGCCGGACACAAGATGCTCGTCTACCCCTCCAAGCCTACGTCCTCAAAG AGCTGTAGTTTTTCAATCCGAGAGGACCTTCTAA